Proteins encoded together in one Streptomyces umbrinus window:
- a CDS encoding ferredoxin, with the protein MTAQNETLEVWIDQDLCTGDGICCQYAPDIFELDVDGLAYVKGADGELMQDEGATVVVPTIALRDVTDSAKECPGECIHVRRSHDGIEVFGPDAADD; encoded by the coding sequence ATGACCGCGCAGAACGAGACTCTAGAGGTCTGGATCGACCAGGATCTGTGCACGGGGGACGGCATCTGCTGCCAGTACGCGCCCGACATTTTCGAACTGGACGTCGACGGCCTCGCCTACGTCAAGGGCGCGGACGGCGAGCTGATGCAGGACGAGGGCGCCACGGTCGTCGTGCCGACAATCGCCCTGCGCGACGTCACCGACTCCGCGAAGGAGTGCCCGGGCGAGTGCATCCACGTGCGCCGGTCACACGACGGCATCGAGGTCTTCGGACCGGACGCGGCCGACGACTGA
- the rfbB gene encoding dTDP-glucose 4,6-dehydratase codes for MKVFVTGGAGFIGSHYVRALLAGEYAGSAASEWAEAEVTVFDLLTYAGNTANLPLGHERLTFVQGDIRDADALARVLPGHDVVVHFAAESHVDRSLVGAVPFASTNVLGTQQLLDSCVRHDVGVVLCVSTDEVYGSIESGSWDEGWPLLPNSPYSASKAGSDVVARAAWRTHGLDVRITRCSNNYGPYQNTEKLIPLFITNLLRGRPVPLYGDGRNVREWLHVADHCAALQLVLTSGAPGEIYNIGSGVEVTNASIARRLVELCDADPALIHQVADRKGHDLRYSLDFGKITKLGFSPAIEFTDGLRSTVEWYRDHPRWWSADNR; via the coding sequence GTGAAGGTCTTTGTCACAGGCGGGGCGGGCTTCATCGGCTCCCACTACGTGCGCGCGTTGCTCGCCGGCGAGTATGCCGGATCCGCGGCATCAGAGTGGGCAGAGGCCGAGGTCACCGTGTTCGACCTGCTCACCTATGCGGGCAACACGGCGAACCTGCCGCTCGGGCACGAGCGGCTCACGTTCGTGCAGGGCGACATCCGCGACGCCGACGCGCTCGCGAGGGTGCTGCCCGGCCATGACGTGGTGGTGCACTTCGCGGCCGAGTCGCACGTGGACCGATCGCTGGTGGGCGCGGTGCCGTTCGCCTCGACGAACGTGCTCGGCACCCAGCAGCTCCTGGACAGCTGTGTGCGGCACGACGTGGGGGTGGTGCTGTGCGTGTCCACCGACGAGGTGTACGGCTCGATCGAGTCCGGTTCGTGGGACGAGGGGTGGCCACTGCTGCCGAACTCCCCGTATTCGGCGTCCAAGGCGGGCAGCGACGTGGTCGCCCGGGCCGCCTGGCGCACCCACGGCCTGGACGTGCGAATCACCCGCTGCTCCAACAACTACGGCCCGTACCAGAACACCGAGAAACTCATCCCGCTGTTCATCACCAACCTGCTGCGCGGCAGGCCCGTGCCGCTCTACGGCGACGGCCGCAACGTCCGCGAGTGGCTGCACGTCGCCGACCACTGCGCGGCGCTCCAACTCGTGCTCACGTCGGGAGCGCCGGGCGAGATCTACAACATCGGCAGCGGGGTCGAGGTGACCAACGCCTCGATCGCGCGGCGGCTCGTCGAGTTGTGCGACGCCGACCCGGCGCTGATCCACCAGGTCGCCGACCGCAAGGGGCACGACCTGCGGTACTCCCTGGACTTCGGCAAGATCACGAAGCTCGGCTTCAGCCCGGCGATCGAGTTCACCGACGGACTGCGGAGCACAGTGGAGTGGTACCGCGACCATCCCCGGTGGTGGTCGGCGGACAACCGCTGA
- the rfbA gene encoding glucose-1-phosphate thymidylyltransferase RfbA, whose protein sequence is MKGIILAGGAGSRLHPVTLAVSKQLLPVYNKPMIYYPLSVLMLADIRDILIISTAEDQPLFQRLLGDGSELGLRLTYAVQPEPGGLPEAFIIGADFVGDDSIALILGDNIFYGPGMSDFLRESRSSLDGCVLFGYRVSDPERYGVGEVDEQGRLIGIEEKPARPRTNRAITGLYLFDNRALDIAKNLTPSARGELEITDVIRPYQREGKAKVIDLGRGFAWLDTGTHDSLIDAGQYVQVLERRQGVRIACIEEIALRRGFIDAEACHRRGARLPKSGYGEYVMDIAKKQMEMGLR, encoded by the coding sequence ATGAAGGGCATCATCCTCGCCGGGGGCGCCGGATCGCGCCTGCATCCCGTGACCCTCGCCGTCTCCAAACAGCTACTCCCCGTCTACAACAAGCCCATGATCTACTACCCGCTGTCCGTGCTCATGCTCGCGGACATCCGGGACATCCTCATCATCTCCACGGCCGAGGACCAGCCGCTGTTCCAGCGCCTGCTCGGCGACGGCTCCGAACTGGGACTGCGGCTCACCTATGCCGTCCAGCCGGAACCGGGTGGCCTGCCCGAGGCGTTCATCATCGGCGCGGACTTCGTCGGCGACGACTCCATCGCGCTGATCCTCGGCGACAACATCTTCTACGGCCCCGGCATGTCCGACTTCCTGCGCGAGAGCCGCAGCAGCCTGGACGGCTGCGTCCTGTTCGGCTACCGCGTCTCCGACCCGGAGCGCTACGGCGTCGGCGAGGTCGACGAGCAGGGCCGGCTGATCGGCATCGAGGAGAAGCCGGCCCGGCCGCGCACCAACCGCGCCATCACGGGCCTGTACCTCTTCGACAACCGCGCGCTCGACATCGCCAAGAACCTCACCCCGTCGGCGCGCGGGGAGCTGGAGATCACTGACGTCATCCGGCCCTACCAGCGCGAGGGCAAGGCCAAGGTGATCGACCTCGGCCGCGGATTCGCCTGGCTGGACACCGGCACCCACGACTCGCTCATCGACGCCGGCCAGTACGTCCAGGTGCTGGAGCGGCGGCAGGGCGTGCGCATCGCCTGCATCGAGGAGATCGCCCTGCGCCGCGGCTTCATCGATGCCGAGGCCTGCCACCGGCGCGGCGCACGGCTGCCCAAGTCCGGATACGGCGAGTACGTGATGGACATCGCCAAGAAGCAGATGGAGATGGGACTCCGATGA
- the mqnC gene encoding cyclic dehypoxanthinyl futalosine synthase — translation MANPTSHLTAALDRAATGGRLTPEEALELYRDAPLHALGQAADAARRRRYADTHALATYIIERNINYTNVCVTACKFCAFYAAPKDTEKGWTRDLDDILRRCAETVELGGTQIMFQGGHHPDYGVQYYEDMFRAIKERFPELVIHSLGASEVEHMAKVSGVSVDEAIGRIRDAGLDSFAGAGAELLPARARNAIAPLKESGERWLEIMEIAHGLGLESTTTMLMGTGETNVERIEHLRMIRDVQDRTGGFRAFIPYTYQPENNKLKGQTQATPLEYLRMIAIARLFLDNVAHIQGSWLTTGKAMGQLTLHYGADDLGSVMLEENVVSSAGAKHRSNLPELIELIRGADRVPAQRSTTYDILRVHDDPANDPVEERVVSHLSSTADPGDGARRRSLPVLPVS, via the coding sequence GTGGCCAACCCGACGAGTCATCTCACCGCTGCTCTGGACCGCGCCGCCACCGGAGGCCGTCTCACGCCCGAAGAGGCACTGGAGCTCTACCGCGACGCGCCGCTGCACGCGCTCGGCCAGGCCGCGGACGCCGCACGCCGCCGCCGCTACGCCGACACACACGCCCTGGCGACGTACATCATCGAGCGGAACATCAACTACACCAACGTGTGTGTGACCGCCTGCAAGTTCTGCGCCTTCTACGCCGCACCCAAGGACACGGAGAAGGGCTGGACGCGCGATCTCGACGACATCCTGCGCCGCTGCGCGGAGACCGTGGAACTCGGTGGAACGCAGATCATGTTCCAGGGCGGACACCACCCCGACTACGGCGTCCAGTACTACGAGGACATGTTCCGCGCGATCAAGGAGCGATTCCCGGAGCTCGTGATCCACTCGCTCGGTGCCTCCGAGGTGGAGCACATGGCGAAGGTCTCCGGAGTCTCGGTCGACGAGGCGATAGGCCGGATCCGGGACGCCGGTCTCGACTCGTTCGCCGGCGCCGGTGCCGAACTGCTGCCCGCCCGGGCCCGCAACGCCATCGCCCCGCTCAAGGAGTCGGGCGAGCGCTGGCTGGAGATCATGGAGATCGCGCACGGGCTGGGCCTGGAGTCCACCACCACGATGCTGATGGGCACCGGCGAGACCAACGTCGAGCGCATCGAGCACCTGCGGATGATCCGTGACGTCCAGGACCGCACCGGCGGCTTCCGGGCCTTCATCCCCTACACGTACCAGCCGGAGAACAACAAGCTGAAGGGGCAGACGCAGGCGACGCCGCTGGAGTACCTCCGCATGATCGCCATCGCGCGCCTCTTCCTCGACAACGTGGCGCACATCCAGGGCTCGTGGCTGACCACCGGCAAGGCGATGGGCCAGCTGACGCTCCACTACGGCGCCGACGACCTCGGCTCGGTGATGCTGGAGGAGAACGTCGTCTCCTCGGCCGGGGCAAAGCACCGCTCGAACCTGCCCGAACTGATCGAACTGATCCGGGGCGCCGATCGTGTGCCGGCCCAGCGCAGCACTACGTACGACATCCTCCGGGTGCACGACGACCCGGCGAACGACCCCGTCGAGGAGCGGGTCGTCTCGCACCTGTCCTCGACCGCGGACCCCGGCGACGGCGCGCGCCGCCGCTCGCTCCCGGTCCTGCCGGTCAGCTGA
- a CDS encoding cytochrome P450, whose translation MTQPDTQPDAQPRAEAQEGPAAPVTLPVARDSPFDPPPEYTALRERCPVSPLELTVGPGGDTGWLVTRLADARAVLSDRRFSHRNELISLPIPPPFPMAEYAPPPAAPGAFIKMDQPDHSRYRRFLTRRFTMRAIAELTPMITRLTAEHLDAMARSERPVDLVTAFAEPLPVQVMCEMLGVPGSVHEPLARHLAVLSRMSYGVEELITACTEIAEALRDLVSAKHEKPGTDLLSDLARGGELTDEEVVNIAWALLGGGFDTTANMIALGAFALLAHPEQLAALRARPELADNAVEELLRYLTISHLGASRAALADVELNGAQIKAGDTVVVALPAANRDPAHFGAPDRLDITASTQGHVAFGHGEHQCIGQHLARSVLRIALPALFDRFPDLRLVTAPEEVPLRSDMLHYGVHELPVTWDTDD comes from the coding sequence ATGACCCAGCCCGATACCCAGCCCGATGCGCAGCCCCGTGCAGAGGCACAGGAAGGCCCGGCCGCGCCGGTCACGCTGCCGGTGGCACGCGACTCTCCCTTCGATCCGCCGCCCGAGTACACGGCACTGCGCGAGAGGTGCCCGGTCTCGCCGCTGGAGCTGACCGTCGGGCCGGGCGGGGACACGGGCTGGTTGGTCACCCGGCTCGCGGATGCGCGGGCGGTGCTGAGCGACCGCCGGTTCAGCCATCGCAACGAGCTGATCAGCCTGCCCATCCCGCCGCCCTTCCCGATGGCCGAGTACGCTCCGCCACCCGCCGCGCCCGGCGCCTTCATCAAGATGGACCAGCCCGACCACTCCAGGTACCGGCGGTTCCTGACCCGCCGGTTCACCATGCGCGCGATCGCCGAACTGACCCCGATGATCACCCGGCTGACCGCGGAACACCTCGACGCGATGGCCCGCTCCGAGCGTCCGGTGGACCTCGTCACCGCTTTCGCCGAGCCGCTCCCGGTCCAGGTGATGTGCGAGATGCTCGGCGTGCCCGGCTCCGTACACGAACCCCTCGCCCGGCACTTGGCGGTGCTGTCCCGGATGTCCTACGGCGTCGAGGAGTTGATCACCGCCTGCACGGAGATCGCCGAGGCGCTGCGGGACCTGGTCTCGGCGAAGCACGAGAAGCCCGGCACGGACCTGCTGAGCGACCTCGCCCGGGGCGGCGAACTCACCGACGAGGAGGTCGTGAACATCGCCTGGGCGCTGCTCGGCGGCGGCTTCGACACGACCGCGAACATGATCGCCCTGGGCGCGTTCGCGCTCCTCGCCCACCCCGAGCAGCTCGCCGCCCTGCGCGCCCGCCCCGAACTGGCCGACAACGCGGTCGAGGAGCTGCTGCGCTACCTCACCATCTCGCACCTCGGGGCGAGCCGCGCCGCCCTGGCGGACGTCGAGCTGAACGGCGCCCAGATCAAGGCGGGCGACACCGTCGTGGTGGCGCTGCCGGCCGCGAACCGGGACCCCGCGCACTTCGGCGCCCCGGACCGCCTGGACATCACCGCCTCCACCCAGGGCCATGTGGCCTTCGGACACGGCGAGCACCAGTGCATCGGCCAGCACCTGGCGCGCAGCGTGCTGCGCATCGCGCTGCCGGCGCTGTTCGACCGCTTCCCGGACCTGCGCCTGGTCACCGCCCCCGAGGAGGTCCCTCTGCGCTCGGACATGCTCCACTACGGCGTGCACGAACTGCCGGTCACCTGGGACACCGACGACTGA
- a CDS encoding menaquinone biosynthetic enzyme MqnA/MqnD family protein, with the protein MTAITGPRSAHDGRRTAVSRPRVGHIDFLNCLPLFWGLARTGSLLDLDLCRDTPERLSDALVSGELDIGPISVMEYLRHADDLVVLPDIAVGADGPVMSCLLVSKVPLAELDGVPLACTTTSRTSVRLAELLLTDEIGVRPQYFTCPPDLPTMLADAPAAVVIGDAALRASLLEADTLGFEVYDLAEMWRKWTGLPFVFAVFAARRTFLAEHADLVREVHSAFLASRELFLDEIDEVCHKAARWAEFDAATLKRYYLSALDFSLGERQLAGLREFARRVGGVDAGFPPDVRIRLLDTEQAG; encoded by the coding sequence ATGACGGCGATCACCGGGCCGCGGAGCGCCCACGACGGCCGCCGGACGGCGGTCAGCCGGCCGCGCGTCGGCCACATCGACTTCCTCAACTGCCTTCCGCTCTTCTGGGGCCTGGCTCGCACGGGCAGTCTGCTCGACCTCGACCTGTGCCGGGACACCCCGGAGCGGCTGAGCGACGCACTGGTCTCCGGCGAGCTGGACATCGGCCCGATCAGCGTCATGGAGTACCTGCGCCACGCCGACGACCTGGTGGTCCTGCCCGACATCGCGGTGGGCGCGGACGGGCCCGTGATGTCCTGCCTGCTCGTGAGCAAGGTGCCGCTCGCGGAGCTCGACGGCGTCCCGCTCGCCTGCACCACCACCAGCCGCACCTCCGTACGCCTCGCCGAACTGCTGCTCACCGACGAGATCGGTGTGCGGCCGCAGTACTTCACGTGTCCGCCGGACCTGCCCACCATGCTGGCGGACGCACCGGCGGCCGTGGTGATCGGCGACGCCGCACTGCGCGCCTCGCTGCTGGAAGCCGACACGCTCGGGTTCGAGGTGTACGACCTGGCCGAGATGTGGCGGAAGTGGACCGGACTGCCCTTCGTCTTCGCCGTGTTCGCGGCCCGCCGCACCTTCCTTGCCGAGCATGCCGACCTCGTCCGCGAAGTGCACTCCGCATTCCTCGCCTCGCGTGAGCTCTTCCTCGACGAGATCGACGAGGTGTGCCACAAGGCCGCCCGCTGGGCGGAGTTCGACGCCGCCACGTTGAAGCGCTATTACCTGTCCGCGCTCGACTTCAGTCTGGGCGAACGGCAGCTCGCCGGTCTCCGCGAGTTCGCCCGCCGGGTTGGCGGCGTCGATGCCGGCTTCCCGCCGGACGTACGGATTCGCCTGTTGGACACCGAGCAAGCGGGCTAG
- a CDS encoding macrolide family glycosyltransferase gives MNGRPAQDGSPHRHRYERYGEHGGHIGVFTFPAYAHIAPAVPMLAELVRRGHRVSCFVTERFAELVRGAGAQPAVYPSGFPWATGPSGSALENILDFFEEAIAPLATAMAHFDGDRPDLVAHDLAASETARLLARAWDVPVVQLCPTIASSPGFSMGERQGREASGPPPEPIDPQDPAIAAFVARRTGLLAGHGLDGGPLDGFGAEHGDNIVFLPKAFQIAPETFDDRFAFIGPCLDDTPVPDGWRPPEGRRVLLLSLGSSYTPDQADFLRFCVRALADSPWHVVVTLGHRVTADELGPLPGNVEAHPWLRHPEVLRHASAFVTHAGMGSVMESLSYEVPMVLVPYHIDQRVIARQAADLDLGRVLFREAADAETLRATVDEVASSPRIAAAVAEMRRQVHEAGGALRGADVVESLMRRPARPRTLNAPPTEVTHP, from the coding sequence GTGAATGGACGACCGGCCCAGGACGGATCACCGCACCGACACCGCTACGAGCGATACGGCGAACACGGCGGCCACATCGGTGTCTTCACCTTCCCCGCGTACGCGCACATCGCGCCCGCCGTGCCGATGCTGGCCGAGCTGGTGCGGCGCGGACACCGGGTCAGCTGCTTCGTCACGGAGCGCTTCGCCGAGCTGGTCCGGGGCGCCGGAGCGCAACCCGCCGTCTACCCGTCCGGCTTCCCGTGGGCCACCGGCCCCTCCGGATCGGCGCTGGAGAACATCCTCGACTTCTTCGAGGAGGCGATCGCCCCGCTGGCGACGGCGATGGCCCACTTCGACGGCGACCGCCCGGACCTCGTCGCCCACGACCTGGCGGCCTCCGAAACGGCCCGGCTGCTGGCCCGCGCCTGGGACGTCCCGGTGGTGCAGCTGTGCCCGACCATCGCCTCCAGCCCGGGGTTCTCGATGGGCGAGCGGCAGGGACGGGAGGCCTCGGGGCCGCCGCCGGAGCCGATCGACCCGCAGGACCCGGCGATCGCCGCGTTCGTCGCGCGCAGGACGGGACTGCTCGCGGGGCACGGCCTCGACGGAGGCCCGCTGGACGGATTCGGCGCGGAGCACGGCGACAACATCGTCTTCCTGCCGAAGGCGTTCCAGATCGCCCCGGAGACCTTCGACGACCGGTTCGCGTTCATCGGCCCGTGCCTGGACGACACCCCGGTCCCGGACGGCTGGCGGCCGCCGGAGGGCCGCCGGGTGCTGCTGTTGTCCCTCGGCAGCTCGTACACCCCCGACCAGGCGGACTTCCTGCGCTTCTGCGTCCGGGCGCTCGCCGACTCGCCGTGGCACGTCGTGGTGACCCTCGGCCACCGCGTCACCGCCGACGAGCTCGGTCCACTGCCCGGCAACGTCGAGGCCCACCCGTGGCTGCGCCACCCCGAAGTCCTGCGGCACGCCTCCGCGTTCGTCACGCACGCCGGAATGGGCAGCGTCATGGAGTCCCTCTCCTACGAGGTCCCCATGGTGCTCGTGCCGTACCACATCGACCAGCGGGTCATCGCCCGGCAGGCGGCGGATCTCGATCTGGGGCGGGTTCTGTTCCGGGAAGCTGCAGACGCGGAAACGCTGCGCGCGACCGTCGACGAGGTCGCCTCCAGCCCCCGTATCGCGGCCGCCGTGGCCGAGATGCGCCGACAGGTGCACGAGGCGGGTGGCGCCTTGCGCGGCGCCGATGTCGTCGAGTCCCTGATGCGTCGTCCCGCACGTCCACGCACCCTCAACGCGCCACCTACGGAAGTGACTCACCCATGA
- the mqnE gene encoding aminofutalosine synthase MqnE, whose product MDAGLKREVEQKVAAGERLSREDGIALYECDDLAWLGGLAHEVRTRKNGDVVHFNINRHLNMTNVCTASCAYCSFQRKPGEKAAYTMRIEDAVKLAKEMESDQLTELHVVNGLHPTLPWRYYPRSIRALKEALPPTVAIKAFTATEIHWFEQISGLSASEILDELVDAGLESLTGGGAEIFDWEIRKQIVDHKTHWEDWSRIHRLAHSKGIKTPCTMLYGHIEEPRHRVDHVIRLRELQDETGGFQVFIPLRYQHDFHDSMDGVVRNRLMARTKMATPAEALKTFAVSRLLFDNVPHVKVFWVMHGLDTAALALNHGADDIDGSVVEYKITHDADGYGTPDKMDREGLLDLIRDAGFQPVERNTRYEVIREYAGPDPARRESPQPMRV is encoded by the coding sequence GTGGACGCAGGATTGAAACGCGAGGTCGAGCAGAAGGTCGCGGCCGGCGAACGGCTCAGCCGTGAGGACGGCATCGCCCTTTACGAGTGCGACGACCTGGCCTGGCTCGGAGGGCTGGCGCACGAGGTGCGGACGCGCAAGAACGGCGACGTCGTCCACTTCAACATCAACCGCCACCTCAACATGACCAACGTGTGCACGGCCTCCTGCGCGTACTGCTCCTTCCAGCGCAAGCCCGGCGAGAAGGCCGCGTACACGATGCGCATCGAGGACGCCGTGAAGCTGGCCAAGGAGATGGAGTCCGACCAGCTCACCGAGTTGCACGTGGTCAATGGGCTGCACCCGACGCTGCCGTGGCGCTACTACCCGCGCTCCATCCGAGCGCTGAAGGAGGCGCTGCCGCCGACCGTGGCCATCAAGGCCTTCACCGCCACCGAGATCCACTGGTTCGAGCAGATATCGGGGCTGAGCGCGAGTGAGATCCTCGACGAACTCGTCGACGCGGGCCTGGAATCGCTCACCGGCGGCGGCGCGGAGATCTTCGACTGGGAGATCCGCAAGCAGATCGTCGACCACAAGACCCACTGGGAAGACTGGTCGCGCATCCACCGCCTGGCCCACTCCAAGGGCATCAAGACGCCGTGCACGATGCTGTACGGGCACATCGAGGAGCCGCGGCACCGCGTCGACCACGTGATCAGGCTGCGCGAGCTGCAGGACGAGACCGGCGGCTTCCAGGTCTTCATCCCGCTGCGCTACCAGCACGACTTCCACGACTCGATGGACGGCGTGGTGCGCAACCGGCTGATGGCCAGGACGAAGATGGCGACGCCGGCCGAGGCGCTCAAGACGTTCGCCGTCTCGCGGCTGCTCTTCGACAACGTGCCGCACGTGAAGGTCTTCTGGGTGATGCACGGCCTGGACACCGCGGCGCTCGCGCTCAACCACGGCGCCGACGACATCGACGGCTCGGTGGTCGAGTACAAGATCACGCATGACGCGGACGGCTACGGCACCCCGGACAAGATGGACCGCGAGGGCCTGCTCGACCTGATCCGCGACGCCGGCTTCCAGCCCGTGGAGCGCAACACGCGCTACGAGGTGATCCGGGAGTACGCGGGCCCGGACCCGGCCCGCCGGGAGTCACCTCAGCCCATGCGGGTCTGA
- a CDS encoding macrolide family glycosyltransferase encodes MTDASHRQLPGRLGHFAFLPYPAYGHMVPVLPVVAELVARGHRVTCFTTEEFMERVHATGADARPYDPPLSSDPPPDLIDADECARAPLKLLDASTAVLPAIESCFADGPPDAVVYDTTLWLTGRLLAARWGRPSVQLSPTFISNEHFNLSERHQEFAGQIDPAHPAIVEFAKRLTEIVTGSGLAEEQQDELFYGHEEFTVAFVPKAFQFAGDTFDERHVFVGPTAAAGEDEAWRPPSDGRPVLLVSLGTTVNNRPDFFRQCVAAFADLPWHIVLALGKRVSPAELGPLPPHVEAHPWVALSAVLPHTSVFLCQSGMGSILEGLRAGVPMVVVPHHPEQHVNAARLTELGLARVVQREEASVEALRGAVLNVADDTAMRERVAVLRRHVRSAGGAARAADAIERRLRAASLEVS; translated from the coding sequence ATGACCGACGCGTCCCACCGACAACTGCCGGGGCGGCTCGGGCACTTCGCCTTCCTGCCGTACCCCGCCTACGGACACATGGTGCCGGTGCTCCCGGTGGTCGCCGAACTCGTCGCGCGCGGCCACCGGGTGACCTGCTTCACCACCGAGGAGTTCATGGAGCGGGTCCACGCGACGGGCGCCGACGCACGCCCTTACGACCCGCCGCTCTCTTCCGACCCTCCGCCGGACCTCATCGACGCCGACGAGTGCGCGCGAGCCCCGCTGAAGCTGCTCGACGCGAGTACCGCCGTGCTCCCGGCGATCGAGTCCTGCTTCGCGGACGGGCCGCCGGACGCGGTCGTGTACGACACCACGCTGTGGCTGACCGGGCGTCTGCTGGCCGCGCGCTGGGGGCGCCCGAGCGTCCAGCTGTCGCCGACGTTCATCTCCAACGAGCACTTCAACCTTTCCGAGCGGCACCAGGAGTTCGCCGGGCAGATCGATCCGGCGCATCCCGCGATCGTGGAGTTCGCGAAACGACTCACCGAGATCGTGACCGGCAGCGGCCTGGCCGAGGAACAACAGGACGAACTGTTCTACGGGCACGAGGAGTTCACGGTCGCGTTCGTGCCGAAGGCGTTCCAGTTCGCCGGTGACACGTTCGACGAGCGGCATGTCTTCGTGGGGCCGACGGCCGCGGCGGGCGAGGACGAGGCGTGGCGGCCTCCGTCCGACGGCAGGCCGGTGCTGCTGGTCTCGCTGGGCACCACCGTGAACAACCGGCCGGACTTCTTCCGCCAGTGCGTGGCGGCCTTCGCCGATCTGCCGTGGCACATCGTGCTCGCGCTCGGCAAGCGGGTCTCCCCCGCCGAGCTGGGCCCCCTGCCGCCCCATGTGGAGGCACACCCTTGGGTCGCGCTGAGCGCGGTCCTCCCGCACACCTCGGTCTTCCTGTGCCAGTCGGGCATGGGCAGCATCCTGGAAGGGCTGCGGGCCGGTGTGCCCATGGTCGTCGTCCCGCACCACCCCGAACAGCACGTCAACGCGGCTCGGCTGACCGAACTGGGCCTGGCCCGGGTGGTGCAGCGGGAGGAGGCGTCCGTCGAGGCCCTGCGCGGGGCCGTGCTGAACGTCGCGGACGACACCGCGATGCGCGAGCGCGTCGCGGTCTTGCGACGGCACGTCCGCTCGGCCGGCGGGGCGGCACGAGCAGCCGACGCGATCGAACGACGGCTACGCGCCGCGTCCTTGGAGGTGTCATGA
- a CDS encoding macrolide family glycosyltransferase: MTRRHIAFFNYAAHGHVNPTLPVVAELVRRGHRVTYVVASQFEDVVAATGAEVIAYESVVPKSWNTVAIPAKVTGNDMAEAAVVHLSEAFGPLAEVEKRLGDDRPDVMVYDAFGYASGRLLARKWQLPSVLTATTFVVSETCNPYASLAAVMTPPDPDHPALAKYRDLLRDTLDAHGLGDLSNEEFTDAAEERTIAFVAPEFQPGVETFDERHVFVGPCIGERALQGEWRRPDDGRPVVLVALGSFGYENQAAFYRDALVALADLPRHVVMSLGGLVTPDDLGPLPANVEAHPWVPQLSVLEHASAFVSHAGMGSTMESLSFGVPPVVVPRTGEQDLVAARVAELGLGRAIAPTELTAERLRAAVLGLDEDEATRGRVRELSASIAARRGPALAADTIETRSAAS; the protein is encoded by the coding sequence ATGACCCGCCGGCACATCGCATTTTTCAACTACGCGGCCCACGGTCATGTGAACCCGACCCTGCCAGTCGTCGCCGAACTGGTCCGCCGCGGCCACCGGGTGACGTACGTGGTCGCCTCGCAGTTCGAGGACGTGGTCGCCGCGACCGGCGCCGAGGTGATCGCGTACGAGTCCGTCGTGCCGAAGTCCTGGAACACGGTGGCCATCCCGGCGAAGGTCACCGGGAACGACATGGCCGAGGCAGCGGTGGTCCACCTCTCCGAGGCGTTCGGGCCGCTGGCCGAGGTGGAGAAGCGGCTGGGCGACGACCGGCCGGACGTGATGGTGTACGACGCGTTCGGCTATGCGTCAGGGCGCCTGCTGGCGCGCAAGTGGCAGCTTCCCTCGGTGCTCACGGCGACGACGTTCGTGGTCAGCGAGACCTGCAACCCGTACGCCTCACTTGCCGCGGTCATGACTCCGCCCGACCCCGACCACCCGGCCCTGGCCAAGTACAGGGACCTGCTGCGCGACACGCTGGACGCGCACGGACTCGGCGATCTGTCGAACGAGGAGTTCACCGACGCCGCCGAGGAACGGACCATCGCCTTCGTGGCGCCCGAGTTCCAGCCGGGCGTCGAGACGTTCGACGAGCGGCACGTCTTCGTCGGACCGTGCATCGGCGAGCGGGCCCTGCAGGGCGAGTGGCGGCGTCCCGACGACGGACGCCCGGTGGTGCTCGTCGCCCTCGGCAGCTTCGGGTACGAGAACCAGGCGGCCTTCTACCGCGACGCGCTCGTCGCGCTGGCCGACCTGCCCCGGCACGTCGTGATGTCGCTCGGTGGCCTGGTCACCCCCGACGACCTCGGCCCGCTCCCGGCGAACGTCGAGGCCCACCCCTGGGTGCCGCAGTTGTCGGTCCTGGAGCACGCCTCGGCCTTCGTCTCGCACGCCGGCATGGGCAGCACCATGGAGTCGCTCTCATTCGGCGTCCCGCCGGTCGTGGTGCCCCGCACCGGCGAACAGGACCTGGTCGCCGCACGGGTGGCCGAGTTGGGCCTGGGCCGCGCCATCGCGCCCACCGAGCTGACCGCCGAAAGGCTGCGGGCCGCGGTGCTCGGCCTCGACGAGGACGAGGCGACCCGGGGCCGGGTGAGGGAGTTGTCGGCGAGCATCGCGGCACGGCGCGGGCCCGCGCTCGCCGCCGACACGATCGAGACCCGGTCGGCCGCATCATGA